A single Limanda limanda chromosome 19, fLimLim1.1, whole genome shotgun sequence DNA region contains:
- the arpp21 gene encoding cAMP-regulated phosphoprotein 21 produces the protein MTEAAVQSADVLLKTCDVTPCDVIGCSPPPPCLPLCNQREEEECRHDSKKPEQQKHCNQVQPKKKVKAKGKLMRSMAVCEESSPFEEIQESPDTIISSSCHDNERTSCKEEEQEKSADPKKHSLSKESSAEYTDSTGIDLHQFIVDTLNSNPRDRMMLLKLEQDVTDFIGSDSPFKKFHQMSSYHRMLVHRVAAYFGMEHNVDQTGKSVIINRTSSTRIPERRFLDEVQDRTDEIHCWKMILKRDNSSDDQTRNQPFREKHKSVEEREEEYQRTRDRIFNQEPLYTQESAHVETRAVEEYNPYAETQRRRQLFRRSRGSSGSSLTGSSRQSSTDTDCRYGNEPQPWSSTDSDSSYQWTGPAPKPRQPANHSWEGRGSGSVALFRLPPAGPHPHPPSPPIAEEPAHNSAYIIENGIPPGSILVNPQTGQPFLNPDGSPAVYNPPDAQQPIRSQPQLQGSLPQQQPQQQVLQYSSLSYAAPQMLPVTPSQPYSTMEDFSSQFARMPGSCQSPAEAPPLYPPSQGYIYAAPLPPALPLPPSYCQPSPQVPVFYYGQYPTSAQQGCRPVSPSQHIHSQVAQPTAGYPPTVGVQQSSHTQAQAVLGTYPPMASHQCSMVQGAVPVSYPQSKVVTGVGGEVGYCMVAPPSSHHGGCHPPSCTSLGAPAWSAQY, from the exons atGACTGAGGCCGCTGTCCAAAGTGCAGATGTCCTCCTGAAAACCTGCGATGTGACACCATGTGATGTCATCGGCTGTTCCCCCCCGCCGCCATGCCTGCCGCTCTGCaaccagagggaggaagaggagtgccGCCATGACAGCAAGAAGCCGGAGCAGCAA AAACACTGTAACCAGGTGCAGCCAAAGAAAAAAGTGAAG gCAAAAGGAAAGTTAATGCGCAGTATGGCCGTCTGCGAAGAGTCCTCGCCATTCGAAGAGATCCAG GAATCTCCAGACACGATCATCTCATCTAGCTGCCATGACAATGAGAGAACATCCTGtaaggaggaagagcaggagaagagcGCAGATCCAAAGAAACATTCACTGtccaaag AGTCCAGCGCGGAATACACCGACTCCACCGGCATAGACCTGCACCAGTTTATCGTCGACACCCTCAACAGCAACCCCAGAGACCGGATGATGCTGCTTAAACTGGAGCAGGACGTGACTGACTTCATCGGCAGCgatag CCCCTTTAAGAAGTTCCATCAAATGTCGTCCTACCACCGTATGCTGGTCCATCGGGTGGCGGCCTACTTTGGCATGGAGCACAATGTAGACCAGACAGGCAAGTCTGTCATCATCaacaggaccagcagcacaCGCAT ACCGGAGCGGCGCTTTTTGGACGAGGTGCAGGACAGGACCGATGAAATCCACTGCTGGAAAATGATCTTGAAGAGAGACAACAGCTCAGATGATCAG ACCCGAAACCAACCCTTTCGAGAGAAGCACAAGtcagtggaggagagggaggaggagtacCAAAGAACACGAGATCGAATCTTTAACCAAGAG CCTCTTTACACCCAGGAGAGCGCCCATGTAGAAACCAG GGCTGTGGAGGAGTACAACCCATATGCTGAAACCCAGAGGAGAAGACAGCTCTTCAG GAGGAGCCGCGGCAGCTCGGGCTCCAGTTTGACcggcagcagcaggcagagcaGCACCGACACCGACTGTCGCTATGGCAACGAACCCCAACCCTGGAGCAGCACAGACTCTGATTCCTCCTACCAGTGGACAGGCCCCGCCCCCAAACCCCGTCAACCTGCCAACCACAGCTGGGAGGGACGCGGTTCAG GCTCCGTCGCTCTGTTCAGACTGCCACCTGCCggcccccacccccaccccccctctccgcCCATCGCAGAAGAGCCGGCTCACAACTCTGCCTACATCATCGAGAACGGGATCCCACCTGGCAGCATATTAGTGAACCCACAAACTG ggCAGCCATTCCTGAACCCTGACGGATCCCCCGCTGTGTACAACCCACCGGACgctcagcagccaatcaggagccagcCTCAGCTGCAGGGCTCTctgcctcagcagcagccacagcagcag gTGCTTCAGTACTCGTCTCTGTCCTACGCCGCTCCTCAGATGTTGCCTGTCACTCCCTCACAGCCGTACTCCACA ATGGAGGACTTCTCCTCGCAGTTCGCTCGCATGCCAGGGAGCTGTCAGTCACCTGCTGAAGCCCCGCCTCTCTACCCTCCCAGTCAGGGTTACATCTATGCAGCTCCTCTCCCACCtgccctccccctcccccccagctACTGCCAGCCCTCACCTCAG GTGCCTGTGTTTTACTACGGCCAGTACCCTACCTCAGCTCAGCAAGGATGCCGGCCAGTCTCACCCAGCCAGCACATCCACAGCCAAGTAGCACAACCAACAG CAGGTTACCCTCCCACTGTGGGGGTGCAGCAATCCTCCCACACTCAGGCCCAGGCTGTGCTGGGGACCTACCCACCAATGGCCTCTCATCAGTGTAGCATGGTTCAG GGGGCCGTTCCGGTGTCCTACCCCCAGAGTAAAGTTGTGACTGGGGTGGGCGGGGAGGTGGGCTACTGCATGGTGGCCCCCCCGTCCTCCCACCACGGCGGCTGCCATCCTCCCAGCTGCACCAGCCTCGGCGCTCCGGCCTGGAGCGCACAGTACTGA